A stretch of the Nitrospirota bacterium genome encodes the following:
- a CDS encoding acylneuraminate cytidylyltransferase family protein, with product MSAARRFLGLIPARGGSKGIPRKNLVSVAGKPLIGYTIEAALRSRHLDRVLLSTDDEEIAETGRRIGLKVPFLRPAELAADDTPMMAVIKHALREIAKTEGDQPTVVVLLQPTSPLRTEAHIDAAIELFEKEQADSVVSVSEPLEHPCDMVSFENGTMTLALSAEERWKGRQTYPKFYFVNGAIYIVKTELIGEARHPWGGKTVPFLMSPLESIDVDGHAQLTITELLLGLRQIRQGL from the coding sequence ATGAGCGCGGCGCGCCGTTTTCTCGGATTGATCCCCGCGCGCGGCGGATCGAAGGGAATTCCCCGGAAGAACCTCGTGTCCGTCGCCGGGAAACCGCTGATCGGCTATACCATCGAGGCGGCGCTCCGGAGCCGCCATCTCGACCGGGTGCTGCTCTCCACCGACGACGAGGAGATCGCGGAAACCGGCCGGCGGATCGGCCTCAAGGTCCCGTTTCTGCGCCCCGCCGAACTGGCCGCCGACGACACGCCCATGATGGCGGTCATCAAGCACGCCCTCCGGGAGATCGCGAAGACCGAAGGCGACCAGCCGACGGTGGTGGTGCTGCTGCAGCCGACCTCGCCGCTCCGGACCGAGGCCCACATTGACGCCGCCATCGAGCTGTTCGAAAAGGAACAGGCCGACAGCGTCGTCAGCGTCTCGGAGCCGTTGGAGCATCCCTGCGACATGGTGTCGTTCGAAAACGGGACCATGACCCTGGCCCTCTCGGCAGAGGAGCGCTGGAAAGGCCGCCAGACTTATCCGAAGTTCTATTTCGTGAACGGGGCTATCTATATCGTGAAAACGGAGCTGATCGGCGAGGCGAGGCACCCCTGGGGCGGGAAGACGGTCCCGTTTCTGATGAGCCCGCTGGAATCGATCGATGTGGATGGTCACGCGCAATTAACCATCACCGAACTCTTGCTCGGTCTAAGACAGATAAGGCAGGGGTTGTAG
- a CDS encoding iron-containing alcohol dehydrogenase, with protein MAMESIDSGRFQFTLHTHVHVGRGVSGRLPDVLQESGFRRIALVVDGGVTANPTFVTLRDRLAGSFDLVHELVNRVSEPDYDYLDECRDRLAAKPFDCLIGFGGGSSLDLTKALSVLITNPGKALQYRGYNLIKQPGVPVFALPTTAGTGAEVTPNAVFTESKEKRKFGINTSLYLPKVAFLDPLLTVTCPKSVTVASGVDALMQAIESFVATKATPASRVFSREAFRLVFAALPKVVREPENLDHREAMQLGAYYSGIALMNSAPGPAGAMSYPLGVHYKVPHGLAHAVFEPTIVRWNVERGCTLYEDLYGLIDGAPQGLDPKGKGAEFHRRLTALYDEVGIPRSLAPFGISPQDVRFLAEQTVLLKAAIDFNPVPISVEDITTILASMIKQG; from the coding sequence ATGGCCATGGAGTCGATTGACAGCGGGCGCTTTCAATTCACGCTGCACACCCACGTGCACGTGGGCCGCGGGGTCAGCGGGCGGCTGCCGGACGTGCTGCAGGAGTCCGGCTTCCGCAGGATCGCCCTGGTGGTAGACGGGGGCGTGACCGCCAACCCCACGTTCGTGACGTTGCGCGATCGGCTCGCCGGTTCCTTCGACCTGGTCCACGAGCTCGTCAACCGGGTGAGCGAGCCGGACTACGACTATCTCGACGAGTGCCGGGACCGTCTCGCCGCCAAGCCGTTCGACTGCCTGATCGGCTTCGGGGGCGGCAGCTCGCTGGACCTGACCAAGGCGCTTTCGGTGCTGATCACGAATCCCGGCAAGGCCCTGCAATACCGGGGATACAATCTTATCAAGCAGCCGGGCGTGCCGGTCTTCGCCCTGCCCACGACCGCCGGCACCGGGGCCGAAGTGACGCCCAACGCCGTCTTCACGGAGTCGAAGGAGAAGCGCAAGTTCGGCATCAACACGTCTCTCTACCTGCCCAAGGTCGCGTTCCTGGACCCGCTGCTGACCGTGACCTGCCCGAAGAGCGTCACCGTCGCGTCGGGGGTGGACGCGCTGATGCAGGCGATCGAGAGCTTCGTCGCGACGAAGGCGACGCCCGCCTCGCGGGTGTTTTCGCGGGAAGCGTTCAGGCTGGTGTTTGCGGCGCTCCCGAAGGTCGTGCGGGAACCGGAGAACCTGGATCACCGGGAGGCCATGCAACTGGGGGCCTACTACTCGGGGATCGCGCTGATGAACTCCGCCCCAGGGCCGGCGGGCGCGATGTCCTATCCGCTGGGCGTCCATTACAAGGTCCCCCACGGGCTGGCCCACGCGGTCTTCGAACCCACGATCGTGCGTTGGAACGTGGAGCGCGGCTGCACCTTGTATGAGGACCTGTACGGCCTGATCGACGGGGCGCCGCAGGGGCTCGACCCGAAGGGGAAGGGGGCCGAGTTCCACCGGCGCCTGACCGCCCTCTACGACGAGGTCGGGATTCCGCGCTCCCTGGCGCCCTTCGGCATCTCCCCTCAGGACGTCCGGTTTCTAGCGGAGCAAACCGTGCTGCTCAAGGCCGCCATCGACTTCAACCCCGTTCCGATCTCCGTCGAAGACATCACGACAATTCTAGCCAGCATGATCAAGCAAGGATAG
- a CDS encoding ATP-grasp domain-containing protein, producing MSRAPVTVLVTGAGSACGVNIIHSLRHAGGYRIVATDIFSASAGLVLADKGYVIPKEGSDGKYLDAILDIAKRESVQALIPGFDAELPYLSAAGGTLRAQGVVPVIGEPDFIRIANDKLATQQFLAANGFPFLRSYGAAEQAQAVAELGFPLVVKPRSVWGSRGVQVVGSEAALRQAVDHIVSLGWEPLLQEFIPETEGEFTNSVAVATDHDMLGVVCMRRELEKGDSRRIFLDDFPDLKRQCEAIARALNTSGPINIQCRLLKGRAYVFEFNARFSTTNIVRTAAGYNEVDALVKNFLTGEKVLFKGCPPVVAIMYLDYVYVKADAYQALKEAGVTGRAGHVRNRLG from the coding sequence ATGAGCCGGGCGCCGGTCACAGTGCTGGTCACGGGAGCAGGGTCGGCCTGCGGGGTCAACATCATCCATTCCCTGCGTCATGCCGGAGGCTACCGGATCGTGGCGACCGATATCTTTTCCGCCTCGGCGGGGCTGGTGCTGGCCGACAAGGGCTATGTCATTCCCAAGGAGGGGTCCGACGGCAAGTATCTGGACGCCATCCTGGACATTGCGAAACGGGAATCCGTCCAAGCCTTGATCCCCGGGTTTGACGCGGAGCTTCCCTACCTCTCGGCAGCCGGCGGCACACTCCGGGCGCAGGGCGTGGTGCCGGTCATCGGCGAGCCCGACTTCATCCGCATCGCCAACGACAAGCTGGCAACGCAGCAGTTCCTGGCCGCCAACGGGTTCCCGTTCCTGCGCAGCTATGGAGCGGCGGAGCAGGCGCAGGCGGTCGCCGAGCTGGGGTTCCCGCTGGTCGTCAAGCCGCGCTCGGTCTGGGGCTCCCGGGGCGTGCAGGTGGTCGGGAGCGAGGCGGCGCTGCGGCAGGCGGTGGATCACATCGTGAGCCTGGGATGGGAGCCGCTGCTCCAGGAGTTCATCCCCGAGACGGAGGGCGAGTTCACCAACAGCGTGGCCGTCGCCACCGACCATGACATGCTCGGCGTCGTCTGCATGCGCCGCGAGTTGGAGAAGGGCGATTCGCGGCGCATCTTCCTGGACGACTTCCCGGACCTGAAACGGCAGTGCGAGGCGATCGCCCGCGCCCTGAACACGAGCGGTCCCATCAACATCCAGTGCCGGCTGCTCAAAGGGCGCGCCTACGTGTTCGAATTCAACGCCCGATTTTCCACGACGAACATCGTGCGGACGGCGGCGGGGTACAATGAGGTGGATGCCCTGGTGAAGAATTTTCTGACCGGCGAGAAGGTCCTGTTCAAGGGGTGCCCGCCGGTCGTCGCCATCATGTACCTGGACTATGTCTACGTGAAGGCGGACGCCTATCAGGCCCTCAAGGAGGCCGGGGTCACCGGCCGCGCAGGCCACGTCCGGAACCGGCTCGGATGA
- a CDS encoding class I SAM-dependent methyltransferase: MSWPLEKHVVSAADKIIERLLFMENNLKELWERTATDTRGVVWYPNEFVIRFLAKYVRKRVGIDEYRVIHEITRALDLGCGHGRHVIMLAEQGYDVAGIDISDVAIGVARDWVAKKGLKADLRTGTVTALPYSDSVFDLVMSHGVLDHIYYDESREAVREIHRVLKPNGLLYVDLISALESGCGQGREVGRRTYIVPDGAEAGVPQRFFELEDVMDLLRDHFTIQDVVLSQWEPVFGEGFSNLDKENGRYPRAARYHVAAIRK, translated from the coding sequence ATGTCCTGGCCTCTCGAAAAACACGTAGTTTCCGCCGCAGACAAAATTATCGAAAGGCTTCTGTTCATGGAAAATAATCTCAAAGAATTGTGGGAACGTACGGCCACAGATACCAGAGGAGTCGTCTGGTATCCGAACGAGTTTGTCATTCGCTTCCTTGCGAAATACGTCCGGAAGCGAGTGGGGATCGATGAATACAGGGTGATACACGAGATCACGCGGGCTTTGGACCTTGGATGTGGCCATGGTCGGCACGTGATCATGCTTGCGGAACAGGGTTATGACGTGGCAGGTATCGACATCTCGGATGTAGCCATCGGCGTTGCGCGGGATTGGGTTGCCAAGAAGGGCTTGAAAGCAGATCTCCGAACAGGGACGGTTACCGCTCTGCCCTATAGCGATAGTGTCTTCGATCTTGTAATGAGCCACGGCGTGTTGGACCACATCTATTACGACGAATCGCGAGAGGCGGTGCGTGAGATACACCGGGTATTAAAGCCTAACGGGCTTCTGTATGTGGATCTGATCAGCGCCTTGGAGTCTGGATGCGGCCAAGGCCGGGAAGTTGGACGGCGTACATACATTGTACCTGATGGAGCCGAGGCGGGGGTCCCTCAGAGATTTTTCGAGTTAGAAGATGTGATGGATTTACTTCGAGATCACTTTACGATCCAGGATGTCGTCCTCTCCCAATGGGAACCGGTCTTCGGTGAAGGTTTCTCTAATTTGGATAAGGAGAACGGCCGCTATCCAAGGGCGGCTCGGTATCACGTGGCAGCAATAAGGAAATAG
- a CDS encoding NAD(P)-dependent oxidoreductase, with the protein MNALVTGNSGLIGKVLVARLGAIPGVRVRLFRTPEALRDIRDRQAVREALKGMNAVFHLASLLNYRRATVDAMRAVNVEGTRHLLDEALAAGISNVIVASSQAVYAASEGCPGPFNEETSLRTKDAYSDSKREADELCQKYLGGQLCMSILRLATIYGSEFSRLEDVVARFVDEARGNGVIRLFGKGQRIRDLVFVEDAVEAMLKLQGTAGVFNIGGGRPYMTREIAETVREAVGGRIEYDGPQEEETGFYLDISKARAAIGYEPVGFGTGLQRSLAVHA; encoded by the coding sequence ATGAACGCGCTCGTGACCGGCAATTCCGGTTTGATCGGGAAAGTCCTGGTCGCCCGTCTCGGCGCGATCCCCGGCGTGCGGGTCCGGTTGTTCCGCACGCCGGAGGCCCTCCGGGACATCCGGGACCGGCAGGCCGTGCGCGAGGCCCTGAAGGGAATGAACGCTGTCTTTCACCTCGCCAGCCTGTTGAACTATCGGCGCGCCACGGTGGATGCGATGCGCGCGGTGAACGTCGAGGGGACGCGGCACCTGCTCGATGAAGCCCTGGCCGCCGGGATCTCCAACGTGATCGTCGCCTCCAGCCAAGCTGTATATGCCGCCTCAGAGGGATGCCCCGGTCCGTTCAATGAGGAAACGTCGCTTCGCACAAAGGATGCTTACAGTGATTCTAAACGGGAGGCCGATGAGTTATGCCAAAAGTATCTCGGCGGACAATTATGTATGAGCATCCTTCGGCTGGCGACGATTTATGGTTCGGAATTTTCACGCCTAGAGGATGTGGTTGCTCGTTTTGTGGATGAAGCTAGAGGCAATGGAGTTATCAGACTGTTTGGCAAGGGACAGCGGATCAGAGATTTGGTCTTCGTCGAAGATGCGGTGGAGGCGATGCTCAAACTCCAGGGAACCGCGGGTGTCTTCAATATTGGTGGGGGGAGGCCCTACATGACTAGGGAGATTGCCGAAACGGTGAGGGAAGCGGTCGGGGGACGTATCGAGTACGACGGGCCGCAGGAAGAGGAGACGGGCTTCTACCTGGATATTTCGAAGGCCCGCGCGGCCATCGGCTATGAGCCGGTCGGGTTCGGGACGGGTCTGCAGCGGTCCCTGGCGGTCCATGCCTGA
- the neuB gene encoding N-acetylneuraminate synthase: protein MHCIKVGRLTIGEESPCFIIAEAGVNHNGDVAVARRLVEAAKEAGAGAVKFQTFTTESVIIAQAPKADYQRQTTDASESQLEMLRKLQLSHRDFRGLKEEADRVGILFFSTPHDTRDIDFLVSVGAPLIKVPSMDIVNLPLLEEVGRRKVPVVLSTGMATLSETERALATLRQAGCPSIILLHCVTNYPIKDEEANLRVMDTLARAFDCIVGFSDHTVGTAIAVAAVARGAKVIEKHFTLDCAMAGPDHAASLDPSQFAQMVTDIRRVEQALGSEVKRPLPVELANRKAMRRSLVADADLPAGTVLAREHVTLKRPGTGLGAELLPYLLGRTVKRMVPRDSLITLDMLFE from the coding sequence ATGCACTGCATCAAGGTTGGTCGTCTCACAATTGGAGAAGAAAGTCCGTGTTTTATCATCGCCGAGGCCGGGGTCAATCATAACGGTGACGTAGCAGTGGCAAGGCGCCTTGTGGAGGCTGCCAAGGAAGCGGGCGCCGGTGCCGTGAAGTTCCAGACCTTTACGACCGAATCGGTCATCATCGCGCAGGCGCCCAAGGCCGACTACCAACGACAGACGACGGACGCGTCTGAATCGCAGCTGGAGATGCTGCGGAAGCTGCAGCTCTCCCACCGGGACTTCCGCGGGCTGAAGGAAGAGGCGGACCGGGTCGGCATCCTGTTCTTCTCCACGCCGCACGATACGCGGGACATCGACTTCCTCGTCTCCGTCGGGGCGCCCCTGATCAAGGTCCCCTCCATGGACATCGTCAACCTTCCGCTGCTGGAGGAAGTCGGCCGCCGCAAGGTTCCGGTCGTCCTGTCCACCGGCATGGCCACCCTGTCCGAGACGGAGCGGGCCCTGGCGACGCTCCGGCAGGCCGGGTGCCCCTCGATCATCCTGCTGCACTGCGTGACGAACTATCCGATCAAGGACGAGGAGGCCAACCTCAGGGTCATGGATACCCTGGCCCGGGCATTCGACTGCATCGTGGGCTTTTCGGACCATACGGTCGGCACGGCCATCGCGGTGGCCGCGGTCGCCCGAGGGGCCAAGGTCATCGAAAAGCATTTCACCCTGGACTGCGCGATGGCGGGACCGGACCATGCCGCCTCGCTCGATCCATCCCAGTTTGCGCAAATGGTCACCGACATCCGGCGGGTCGAGCAGGCGCTCGGCTCCGAGGTCAAGCGGCCGCTCCCCGTGGAGCTGGCCAACCGCAAGGCCATGCGGCGCAGCCTCGTCGCGGACGCGGACCTTCCGGCCGGGACGGTGCTGGCGCGGGAACACGTGACGCTGAAGCGTCCCGGCACGGGGCTCGGCGCCGAACTCCTCCCCTATCTGCTCGGACGGACCGTGAAGCGCATGGTCCCCAGAGACTCCCTGATCACGCTCGATATGTTGTTCGAATGA
- a CDS encoding radical SAM/SPASM domain-containing protein, producing the protein MNSQSPRTLFENKNLRQGYADPAVVRVLVGILDEAIGSTKSTSIREELKAVRAYLDGAKPTDCEGRAPDKRSFSHTEILNAFKLNDGPAVLRYLLYRYRYNVYPNTQTLGDFPIVLAVEPTSVCNLRCVMCFEADPSFTGDQSAMGYMDFGLYKSIIDEAAQHGLGSLILASRGEPTLHQKLPEMIAYARAADITEIKINTNATMLTEARSRRILAADPDLIVFSVDSADKAQFEAIRVGASFDEVVANIRSFNDVRHREFPNGRTRTRISMTIIGSQQDAVRAENFWSPLVDEFAVNQAIPKLFIYGLPKSPVERFCALLWERLYVWWDGGVNVCDEDYKSRLSVGKLGDGATIKNIWLGDKMQAYRTIHASGQKNSLHPCDRCPGFS; encoded by the coding sequence ATGAATAGTCAATCACCTCGCACGCTCTTCGAGAACAAGAACCTTCGTCAGGGTTATGCAGACCCGGCCGTCGTTCGGGTGCTGGTCGGAATACTCGATGAGGCCATTGGGTCTACCAAAAGCACGTCAATTCGAGAAGAATTGAAGGCGGTTAGGGCTTATCTTGACGGCGCGAAACCTACGGACTGCGAGGGGCGGGCGCCAGACAAGCGTTCTTTCTCCCATACCGAAATCCTCAATGCCTTCAAATTGAACGATGGTCCGGCTGTCTTGCGCTATCTTCTCTATCGCTACCGGTATAACGTCTATCCAAACACGCAGACATTGGGCGACTTCCCCATTGTTCTTGCCGTCGAACCGACGAGTGTGTGCAATCTCCGATGCGTGATGTGCTTTGAGGCCGATCCATCTTTTACCGGCGATCAGTCTGCCATGGGCTACATGGATTTCGGCCTCTACAAGAGCATCATTGATGAAGCGGCTCAACATGGATTGGGCTCTCTCATTCTTGCCTCGCGCGGAGAACCGACACTGCACCAGAAGCTGCCTGAGATGATTGCCTATGCCCGCGCGGCGGATATCACGGAAATCAAGATCAATACGAATGCGACCATGCTGACAGAAGCACGAAGCCGGCGGATTCTCGCCGCCGATCCGGATCTGATCGTGTTTTCGGTTGATTCGGCCGATAAAGCGCAGTTCGAGGCGATCCGAGTTGGCGCTTCCTTCGACGAGGTTGTCGCGAACATCAGGAGTTTCAATGACGTTAGACATCGTGAGTTTCCCAACGGACGAACACGAACTCGCATTTCGATGACCATTATCGGCTCGCAGCAAGATGCCGTACGCGCGGAAAACTTCTGGTCGCCGCTTGTTGATGAATTCGCTGTCAACCAGGCTATCCCGAAGCTGTTTATTTATGGTCTGCCCAAGTCTCCAGTCGAGCGGTTCTGTGCGCTGCTCTGGGAACGTCTCTACGTCTGGTGGGACGGGGGGGTGAATGTTTGCGACGAGGATTATAAGAGCCGTTTGTCTGTTGGAAAACTCGGGGATGGTGCCACAATAAAAAACATTTGGCTCGGGGACAAAATGCAGGCCTATCGCACTATCCATGCCTCTGGCCAAAAGAACTCGCTCCATCCCTGTGATCGGTGTCCGGGATTCAGCTAA
- a CDS encoding sugar phosphate isomerase/epimerase produces MTMKSGPAAAAAGAPRPSSGRRGEDRIYVSTGAFKTRDLGQILDVCLREGVHRLELSSGTAFSEHLLDLVRRSRGTPMRFLVHNYFPPHRIPFVLNLASTDPQALVRSRDHCRTAIALAAEVGAPFFSVHAGAAMNARPEDLGQPQTHLVHGDVRRAYELFVESVSELARAAAAAGVSLLIENHVVAPFNLIEGENRFLFASTAEDILRLMEDVGAPNLGLLLDVGHLKVTAASLGFDPRRLVERVAPFVRAFHLSDNDGKSDQNLPFGREAWFMDLLADFPEATYIIEAYRLEPPEIRACREAVLDAVQ; encoded by the coding sequence ATGACGATGAAATCGGGTCCGGCTGCGGCCGCCGCCGGCGCGCCGCGACCGTCATCGGGCCGGCGCGGGGAGGACCGGATCTACGTCTCGACGGGGGCGTTCAAAACGCGCGACCTCGGGCAGATCCTCGACGTCTGCCTGCGGGAAGGCGTCCATCGCCTCGAGCTCAGCTCCGGCACCGCCTTTTCGGAGCATCTGCTCGATCTGGTCCGGCGGTCCCGCGGGACGCCGATGCGGTTTCTCGTGCACAACTACTTCCCGCCCCATCGGATCCCCTTCGTGCTGAACCTCGCCTCCACCGACCCGCAGGCCCTGGTCCGGTCGCGCGACCATTGCCGGACGGCCATCGCGCTGGCCGCCGAGGTCGGGGCCCCGTTCTTCAGCGTCCACGCGGGCGCCGCGATGAACGCTAGGCCCGAGGATCTCGGACAGCCGCAGACCCATCTGGTCCACGGGGACGTCCGGCGCGCCTACGAGCTGTTCGTGGAGAGCGTGTCGGAGCTGGCGCGGGCCGCCGCCGCCGCGGGCGTCTCGCTGCTCATCGAAAACCACGTCGTGGCCCCCTTCAATCTGATCGAGGGGGAGAACCGGTTCCTGTTCGCCAGCACGGCGGAGGACATCCTGCGGCTGATGGAGGACGTGGGCGCCCCCAATCTCGGCCTCCTCCTCGACGTAGGGCACCTGAAGGTCACGGCTGCGTCGCTCGGCTTCGACCCCCGCCGGCTGGTGGAACGGGTCGCCCCCTTCGTGCGCGCCTTTCATCTGAGCGACAACGACGGCAAGTCCGACCAGAACCTTCCCTTCGGCCGCGAGGCCTGGTTCATGGACCTGCTCGCCGACTTTCCCGAGGCCACCTACATCATTGAAGCCTACCGGCTGGAGCCGCCCGAAATCCGGGCCTGCCGGGAGGCTGTGCTGGACGCCGTACAGTAA